A section of the Longibacter salinarum genome encodes:
- a CDS encoding type II secretion system protein GspD: MTCSLSSSRLQLTVRAAVIVLVLSFTVLPALTPAFAQEPDRRQLRTYIPPEQLVSFLPTTPFDQFIEFLNPLFVNVTGKQVIDPESRTEPIGVAITRMQFFDAFELALEAQGLSYRETERYFIIQEAQIPEDPSMIAGGRERTPVKASDPLPATLETQEVEISALLFEVNLSRVRELGLDWSVFLAQEQGGQQGGQQGGQQGPRFQLKPKNLGGAIGEFFRQDELGTPDEIDFGDLARFFRALEDDGVGRTLAQPSVSVQSREQGRIQIGSDIPIQVRDFAGNTITQFISTGIIVDVTPTHISQAVADTVGAPKLDFVHLDVNVERSSGRPFGSSVAVDRNTADTQVLLLDGEQTIIGGLYSSDVTTSRRGIPILKDLPPWVFGLRYIFGREQKTIARRELVIVLQAEVAEPIPSRARKSLPDQLLEKRRKEVEERIRRFDSDVTRSLGPDAVLEKKVDD; the protein is encoded by the coding sequence ATGACCTGCTCTCTCTCTTCTTCTCGGCTACAATTGACCGTGCGCGCCGCCGTTATCGTTCTTGTTCTTTCGTTTACGGTGCTTCCGGCGCTCACCCCGGCGTTCGCACAGGAACCCGACCGGCGCCAGCTCCGGACATACATCCCGCCGGAGCAACTCGTGTCGTTCCTGCCGACAACTCCGTTCGATCAGTTTATCGAGTTTCTGAATCCGCTGTTCGTCAACGTGACAGGCAAGCAGGTTATTGATCCTGAGTCCCGCACGGAACCCATCGGCGTAGCAATCACGCGAATGCAGTTCTTCGACGCATTCGAACTTGCTCTGGAGGCGCAGGGTCTCAGCTACCGCGAGACGGAACGCTACTTCATCATCCAGGAAGCGCAGATACCGGAGGATCCTTCGATGATTGCAGGAGGACGTGAGCGAACACCTGTGAAGGCATCCGATCCCCTGCCGGCCACACTCGAAACCCAGGAGGTCGAAATTAGCGCGCTTCTGTTTGAGGTCAACCTGTCCCGTGTTCGCGAGCTCGGACTGGACTGGAGCGTGTTTCTTGCACAGGAGCAGGGCGGACAGCAAGGCGGACAACAGGGTGGACAGCAGGGCCCAAGATTCCAGCTCAAACCGAAGAATCTGGGTGGCGCGATCGGGGAGTTCTTTCGGCAAGATGAGTTGGGCACGCCCGACGAAATCGACTTTGGCGACCTCGCCCGTTTCTTCCGCGCGCTGGAGGACGACGGTGTGGGCCGAACCCTGGCACAACCGTCCGTTTCTGTGCAGAGTCGCGAGCAGGGGCGGATCCAGATTGGATCCGACATTCCGATCCAGGTGCGGGACTTCGCCGGCAACACGATTACCCAGTTTATCTCCACCGGAATCATCGTGGATGTCACGCCGACCCACATCTCACAGGCTGTCGCTGATACAGTGGGCGCACCGAAGCTCGACTTCGTTCACCTCGATGTGAATGTAGAGCGATCCAGCGGCCGCCCATTCGGATCGAGCGTCGCCGTCGACCGAAACACAGCGGACACGCAGGTTCTCCTGCTGGACGGCGAGCAAACGATTATCGGAGGGCTGTACTCTTCGGACGTGACAACGTCGCGCCGCGGCATTCCGATTCTGAAGGATCTTCCGCCGTGGGTGTTTGGTCTCCGCTACATCTTCGGACGCGAGCAGAAGACCATCGCCCGCCGCGAGCTGGTGATCGTCCTCCAGGCTGAAGTCGCAGAGCCGATTCCGAGCCGTGCCCGGAAGTCGCTGCCGGATCAGCTGCTCGAGAAGCGTCGGAAGGAAGTCGAAGAGCGGATTCGTCGCTTCGACTCGGACGTGACCCGCAGCCTTGGTCCAGACGCGGTTCTGGAGAAAAAGGTTGACGACTGA
- a CDS encoding CPBP family intramembrane glutamic endopeptidase, producing the protein MTRVPSLTRARPLRTARPVSGELILGVLTVHTVLLALFYSPAFQVLVSRPFAKATDGIATHVLVTNLLEFAILIAGCMIVVGGMRLRDVGIRRRGWVTAVLATLSLWGLTQLVMHGLAELTDVPASLNPVWMYPMASAEIGRPLPGVLVAAAVEEVMYRGFLLPQLFHLTQRWGTQRLTYALVMSQVLFGINHVPAGVVMGLSPFEIGSYVVLAALVGVFLAVLYLRTDNLWLVIGFHAVLNQPLSFYLSPLDPSLVVLILGLLLTLAIPFLRQIAPSSTPSAPTTPSAP; encoded by the coding sequence ATGACGCGCGTTCCCTCGCTGACCCGAGCGCGGCCGCTTCGAACGGCCCGGCCGGTGTCCGGCGAACTCATTCTGGGCGTCCTCACGGTGCACACGGTGCTGCTCGCGCTGTTCTATTCGCCAGCGTTTCAGGTGCTCGTGAGCCGGCCCTTCGCGAAAGCAACAGACGGAATTGCCACACACGTCCTCGTAACGAATCTGCTGGAGTTCGCGATTCTGATCGCTGGATGCATGATCGTGGTTGGCGGAATGCGCCTGAGAGATGTGGGCATCCGAAGGCGCGGATGGGTGACAGCGGTCCTTGCGACGCTCAGTCTGTGGGGACTGACACAGCTCGTGATGCATGGGCTGGCCGAACTGACGGACGTGCCTGCATCTCTGAATCCTGTGTGGATGTACCCGATGGCGTCAGCGGAAATCGGCCGCCCCCTCCCAGGCGTACTCGTCGCTGCCGCTGTCGAGGAGGTCATGTATCGCGGATTCCTTCTTCCGCAACTCTTTCATCTGACACAGCGATGGGGCACGCAGCGCCTCACGTACGCCCTCGTGATGTCTCAGGTGTTGTTTGGAATCAACCACGTGCCGGCCGGTGTCGTGATGGGGTTATCGCCATTCGAGATCGGCTCCTATGTCGTGCTCGCTGCACTCGTCGGTGTATTCCTCGCCGTCCTCTACCTCCGCACCGACAACCTCTGGCTCGTCATTGGCTTTCACGCCGTTCTGAACCAGCCGCTGTCGTTCTATCTCAGCCCGCTCGACCCCTCGCTGGTCGTGCTCATACTGGGGCTTCTTCTGACCCTTGCGATCCCGTTTCTACGCCAGATTGCACCCTCGTCTACTCCCTCCGCGCCCACGACGCCTTCCGCGCCGTGA
- a CDS encoding PKD domain-containing protein, producing MKRLVYLLLAILVTAGLNFSAAQAQDAHAVQLLELHGPRTLFDGAVANYRARVSEGSTRPIGFLWDFGDGIASEGSPVAHRYMIPGTYTVTVIAYNAGGRDSMTTTVTVSQRPDVTASTNLPDVRTRRPERTVTEPATSRQTSTPRISRRDVRRALFSNDPITPTADGYTWILASDLWNERLNRKRLQYRLQGLRVEVIADSTGRGSTAYRLIAGHFKTIGEALIARSMLEKTDTHLQLHAFAPNGLQLAVAQFADALDQLSPAERAGLDVRSIMDTMIAEKTEPAAADRGDQELGEATSPVATTSSDMEASTPAPAVTQPSWWTLEHWEFPVWVWFLGGIVVASGLSTIVLILYGRRSARHPIPQPQAAKKAAPPTGLRIDRRPLHMLASMLHRLPHLNPYQTMHQSATSGI from the coding sequence ATGAAACGACTTGTTTATTTGCTCCTCGCGATTCTCGTGACTGCCGGGCTTAACTTTTCGGCAGCACAGGCTCAGGATGCACACGCCGTTCAGCTACTTGAGCTCCATGGCCCGCGAACACTCTTCGACGGGGCCGTCGCAAACTACCGGGCACGGGTGTCCGAGGGGTCAACACGCCCGATCGGCTTCCTGTGGGACTTTGGGGATGGCATCGCATCGGAAGGCAGTCCGGTCGCACATCGGTACATGATCCCGGGGACATACACAGTCACCGTCATAGCCTACAACGCCGGGGGACGTGACTCGATGACGACGACGGTCACCGTATCGCAACGCCCCGACGTAACAGCGTCCACCAATCTACCCGACGTGCGTACCCGACGGCCAGAAAGGACCGTGACTGAACCGGCGACTTCGAGACAGACGTCCACCCCGCGCATCTCTCGACGTGATGTTCGACGTGCGCTGTTCAGTAATGACCCGATCACACCGACCGCGGACGGCTACACGTGGATTCTCGCCTCTGATCTGTGGAACGAGCGCCTCAACCGCAAGCGATTGCAATACCGACTTCAGGGTCTCCGGGTTGAGGTCATCGCCGATTCAACCGGACGCGGAAGCACTGCATACCGCCTCATTGCCGGTCACTTTAAGACGATCGGCGAGGCTCTCATTGCTCGATCGATGCTGGAGAAAACGGATACGCACCTACAGCTGCACGCCTTTGCCCCAAACGGGCTGCAACTCGCCGTCGCCCAGTTCGCGGATGCACTCGATCAACTTAGCCCTGCCGAACGGGCAGGTCTCGATGTGCGCTCGATAATGGATACCATGATCGCGGAGAAAACAGAGCCGGCTGCCGCAGACCGGGGCGACCAAGAACTTGGGGAGGCGACATCCCCCGTAGCTACGACATCATCTGACATGGAGGCATCCACGCCTGCACCAGCTGTCACGCAGCCGTCTTGGTGGACGCTCGAACATTGGGAATTTCCGGTCTGGGTCTGGTTTCTCGGAGGAATCGTTGTCGCGTCCGGGTTGAGTACGATCGTTTTGATACTGTATGGTCGACGGTCGGCCCGCCATCCCATACCTCAACCTCAGGCGGCAAAAAAAGCCGCGCCGCCGACCGGTCTCCGGATCGATCGGCGGCCGCTTCACATGCTAGCATCGATGCTCCACAGGCTGCCGCACCTGAATCCATACCAGACGATGCACCAATCAGCGACGAGCGGGATCTAG
- a CDS encoding NfeD family protein, whose translation MDLDPTLLTWIFFVGGLLLLFLEVFIPGGVALFLGLGGILVAGLRAAGLLVDPMTAFIAWSLLSAGLTVALRPIALRLFGGESTIGITDEDAETMGQTVTVLEEIGEDKTGRVRFRGAAWDARTLEGTLPEGAEGRIVYRDNLTWVVEPTDHSDLDHEFGDALASDKVPIDTSSSDSTQNSDTTSSGDTDAEDTGQQTRSRQRS comes from the coding sequence ATGGATCTAGACCCGACGCTCCTGACGTGGATCTTCTTCGTCGGTGGCCTTCTCCTCCTCTTCCTTGAGGTCTTCATCCCCGGTGGGGTTGCCCTGTTTCTTGGCCTTGGCGGCATTCTCGTAGCCGGTCTACGAGCCGCCGGCCTGCTGGTCGACCCGATGACGGCGTTCATCGCCTGGTCTCTGCTTTCGGCTGGCCTGACGGTCGCCCTTCGCCCAATTGCCCTTCGTCTGTTTGGAGGCGAATCGACCATCGGCATTACAGACGAAGACGCCGAAACAATGGGACAGACCGTCACGGTGCTCGAAGAGATCGGTGAAGACAAAACGGGCCGCGTACGATTTCGCGGAGCCGCCTGGGATGCCCGAACGCTGGAAGGCACGCTGCCTGAGGGCGCAGAAGGTCGGATCGTCTACCGCGACAACTTGACGTGGGTCGTCGAACCAACCGATCACTCCGACCTGGATCACGAATTTGGAGATGCACTGGCGTCGGATAAGGTACCGATCGACACCAGCTCCTCTGATTCGACACAGAACAGCGACACCACATCCAGCGGTGACACCGATGCCGAAGATACTGGGCAGCAGACACGGTCTCGGCAACGCTCGTAG
- a CDS encoding SPFH domain-containing protein, translated as MAFTILAVGAVALFIVWNTFIIVQTREEVILERFGKYHATLTAGFHFVTPFVDRVAYRQEIREQVLDVPHQKCITKDNIEVDVDGIIYLKVMDAEKASYGINDYRLAAVNLAQTTMRSEIGKITLDDTFSERDAMNDAIVAELDKASNPWGVKVMRYEIKDIQPSQDIVLTMEQQMEAEREKRAEIVASSGERDARINTSEGDRHASILRSEGTRQKRINEAKGEAKEMELIAAASARGIERVAQAISQPGGSLAVKMRLTEQFIDRLGSVIDGANISVLPVEAANMKSFFEGASKVTDGVKGHK; from the coding sequence ATGGCTTTTACAATTCTGGCCGTCGGTGCGGTGGCCCTCTTCATTGTCTGGAACACCTTCATCATCGTGCAAACGCGCGAGGAGGTGATTCTCGAACGCTTCGGAAAGTATCACGCGACCCTGACCGCGGGATTTCACTTCGTCACGCCCTTTGTGGATCGCGTTGCCTATCGGCAGGAAATCCGCGAGCAGGTTCTCGACGTGCCGCACCAAAAGTGCATCACGAAAGATAACATTGAGGTTGACGTCGATGGCATCATCTACCTCAAGGTGATGGATGCTGAGAAGGCGAGCTACGGCATCAACGATTATCGCCTTGCCGCTGTCAACCTCGCGCAGACGACGATGCGTAGCGAGATCGGGAAAATCACGCTCGACGACACCTTCTCGGAGCGCGACGCGATGAATGATGCTATCGTTGCGGAACTCGACAAGGCCTCGAATCCCTGGGGCGTGAAGGTCATGCGCTACGAAATTAAGGACATCCAGCCGTCTCAGGACATCGTCCTCACGATGGAGCAGCAGATGGAGGCAGAACGTGAGAAGCGCGCCGAAATCGTAGCCTCATCCGGTGAACGTGATGCCCGAATCAATACGTCCGAGGGCGATCGGCACGCATCGATCCTTCGCTCGGAAGGCACACGACAGAAGCGAATCAACGAAGCGAAAGGCGAGGCAAAAGAGATGGAACTGATCGCGGCTGCGTCGGCCCGAGGCATTGAGCGCGTCGCGCAGGCCATCTCCCAGCCCGGCGGTTCCCTGGCCGTGAAGATGCGCCTGACGGAGCAGTTCATCGACCGCCTCGGCTCGGTCATCGACGGAGCAAACATCAGCGTTCTTCCCGTCGAAGCCGCCAATATGAAGTCCTTCTTCGAGGGGGCCTCGAAAGTTACGGATGGCGTGAAAGGTCACAAGTAG
- a CDS encoding SPFH domain-containing protein produces MFEILNDIAIVIGWLLLVFVIYKFVRAIRIVPQQNAYVVERLGKYTRTLQPGFHALVPFIDKVPYQQDLREQAIPVEPQDCFTMDNVRVRVDGVIYLSVSNPENASYGVTDYRRAAIQLAQTTTRSVIGRMELDTTFQERALISRSVVDVLSEVEEAWGIKVHRYEIKNIDTPRTVQKAMERQMTAERERRAVVARSEGEQRSTVNDAEGIKQEVINKSEGEMQRRINEAEGRAEEIEAIAEATAQAIEEVARAVTAPGGEEAVKLRLAEQYLNTIAKLGKENNEVLLPADLTRYDSVIGGLALDDFTLHTGDGALSAPTPRGDGSKGETPSSSGDE; encoded by the coding sequence ATGTTTGAGATTCTAAATGACATAGCAATCGTCATCGGATGGTTGCTACTCGTGTTCGTCATCTACAAATTCGTTCGCGCCATCCGCATCGTACCGCAGCAGAATGCGTACGTCGTCGAGCGGCTTGGCAAATACACACGCACGTTGCAGCCGGGCTTCCATGCGCTCGTGCCATTCATCGACAAAGTGCCGTATCAGCAGGATCTGCGGGAGCAAGCGATTCCCGTCGAGCCGCAGGATTGCTTTACGATGGATAACGTTCGCGTCCGCGTCGATGGCGTGATCTACCTGAGCGTCAGCAACCCTGAGAACGCGAGCTACGGCGTCACGGACTACCGCCGCGCCGCCATCCAGCTGGCCCAGACGACGACCCGCTCGGTCATCGGCCGGATGGAGCTGGACACCACGTTTCAAGAACGCGCACTGATCAGCCGATCGGTGGTCGATGTCCTTAGTGAGGTTGAGGAAGCCTGGGGCATTAAGGTCCACCGCTACGAGATCAAGAACATCGACACGCCGCGGACGGTGCAGAAAGCAATGGAGCGGCAGATGACCGCCGAACGAGAGCGGCGCGCCGTGGTCGCCCGCTCGGAAGGTGAGCAGCGCTCGACCGTCAACGATGCGGAAGGTATCAAGCAGGAGGTCATCAACAAGTCCGAAGGTGAAATGCAGCGCCGGATCAACGAGGCCGAAGGTCGCGCCGAGGAGATCGAGGCGATTGCAGAAGCCACCGCGCAGGCGATCGAAGAGGTCGCACGCGCTGTGACGGCACCGGGCGGCGAGGAGGCCGTGAAGCTGCGTCTGGCCGAGCAGTACCTCAACACGATCGCGAAGCTCGGCAAGGAGAACAACGAAGTCCTGCTTCCGGCCGACCTCACGCGCTACGACTCAGTCATCGGTGGGCTCGCCCTCGACGACTTCACGCTGCACACGGGCGATGGGGCCCTGAGCGCTCCCACCCCGCGTGGCGACGGGTCGAAGGGAGAAACACCCAGTAGCTCCGGCGACGAGTAG
- a CDS encoding 5-formyltetrahydrofolate cyclo-ligase, with protein MRFDDKDAARQYVWDTLDDEGIARFPFPPHGRIPNFKDASVAAKRLFDHPILADAHSIKVNPDSPQRYVRIEALKRGIVVYVPTPRLRGGFKKLDPAVIPAEKHSKAASLSNMDTWAEPVDLNELPQLDAIVTGSVAVTRDGRRCGKGEGYSDLEYAILLELGHALVPVATTVHPLQLVEDVPTDAHDLPLTVIVTPDSTIEIDDPPAPPTGLDWAALTEADLEEMPILRELKR; from the coding sequence ATGCGATTCGACGACAAAGACGCGGCCCGGCAGTACGTGTGGGACACGCTCGACGATGAAGGAATTGCCCGGTTCCCGTTTCCACCCCACGGACGAATCCCGAACTTTAAGGATGCTTCTGTCGCGGCGAAACGGCTCTTCGATCACCCGATCCTGGCCGATGCCCACAGCATCAAGGTCAACCCGGATAGTCCGCAGCGGTACGTCCGCATCGAAGCCCTGAAGCGAGGCATTGTCGTGTATGTGCCGACCCCACGCTTGCGAGGCGGATTCAAGAAGCTCGACCCCGCCGTGATCCCCGCTGAGAAGCACTCGAAGGCTGCCAGCCTCTCGAACATGGACACGTGGGCAGAGCCCGTCGATCTAAACGAGCTGCCGCAGCTCGACGCAATCGTGACAGGCTCTGTGGCTGTGACCCGCGACGGCCGGCGCTGCGGAAAGGGCGAGGGCTATAGCGACCTGGAGTATGCGATTCTGCTCGAACTCGGCCACGCCCTCGTTCCCGTCGCCACGACCGTCCACCCCCTGCAGCTCGTCGAAGATGTCCCGACGGACGCGCACGACCTACCGCTCACCGTCATCGTCACGCCCGACTCAACGATCGAAATCGACGACCCGCCCGCGCCGCCGACCGGCCTTGACTGGGCCGCACTGACCGAGGCTGACCTTGAGGAGATGCCGATTCTGCGGGAACTGAAGCGGTAA
- a CDS encoding RNA 2'-phosphotransferase, which produces MLRHDPGAIGLDLDASGWARVETLIQKARENGRSISWELVQRVRRDTDKDRFSIQDGRIRANYGHSIDVDLGVEPEAPPATLYHGTARRALSSIREDGLRPQSRQYVHLSVDTERAVDVARRHGEPVVLEIHAGALHADGHPFFRTAGDVWLTTHVPLRGIEFPE; this is translated from the coding sequence GTGCTACGGCACGATCCCGGAGCGATCGGACTTGACCTGGATGCAAGCGGATGGGCCCGCGTCGAGACGCTGATCCAGAAGGCCCGAGAAAACGGACGCTCCATTAGCTGGGAACTGGTTCAGCGCGTCCGGCGAGATACCGATAAGGATCGCTTCTCCATCCAGGACGGGCGCATTCGGGCGAACTACGGACACTCGATCGATGTCGACCTCGGCGTCGAACCGGAGGCTCCACCGGCTACGCTCTACCACGGTACGGCCCGACGGGCACTTTCATCGATTCGAGAAGACGGGCTTCGCCCGCAGTCGCGCCAGTACGTGCATCTGTCGGTCGATACCGAACGTGCTGTCGACGTTGCTCGGCGCCACGGTGAACCCGTCGTGCTTGAGATTCACGCCGGCGCTCTTCACGCGGATGGACACCCGTTCTTTCGGACCGCCGGGGATGTCTGGTTGACGACGCACGTCCCCCTGCGCGGTATCGAGTTTCCTGAATAA